The window CGCGCCGATTTCTCGGCCTCTGCGAAGCGTCCGGTGTGAGCGAGGAGCCAGGCCCTGCGCCGCTCCAGGTCGCCCCGCAGGGAAGGTCTCGCCTCGACCAGCGTCGCCATCTCCTCGATCACTTCCGCCTGCTCACTCCGACGTCCCAGCACGCTGAGGACGGCCTCGAGATGTCCCGCCAGCCGATACCGCCCGTCCGGCGACCACTTCGCCAGCGCGGCCGCTTCCTGGGCTGCCCGAAGGTGCTGTCGGGCCGTCGCAAAAGCATGGAGCTCCTCGGCCCGGATACCTGCTTCGAACAGGAAGTGGGCGGCACGCTCGGGAATCCCGCCCTCCCAATAGTGGTAGCCGATGGCGTCTACGTCTCCTGCATCGATGTCGACGAGCGCCGCCGCCACTCGCCGGTGCAGTTCCACTCGGTGACCATCGTCGAGGCTTTCGTACACGACTTCGCGCACGAGGTCGTGGGATACCCGGTAGCTGTTGTCTCCTTCCTCTCTGACGAGACCACGGTGGATGAGATCGTCCATGGCGTCCAGAACGGAGGTCCGAGGAAGCCCGACAACAGTTGCCAGCATCCCAAGGTCGACAGCGCCGCCGCATACGGCGACGACCTTGAATACCATGCGAGCATGCTCGCCGAGCAGGGATGTGCGGGCGTCGATCACCGACCTGACGCGTGGCGCAACTGCAATGGTCCGACCGGCGAGCTCTCGCTCGAGTACTCCGCCCGGGTCGCTGCCGGCTTCGAACAGACCCTGGTCACGCAGAGCCAACAGAGTCTCCAACGTAAAGAGAACGTTTCCTCCGGTCCGCCGATGCAAGCGGGCCGCCACAGCCGGCTCCATACTGGTCAAACCAAGAATGGCTTTGACCATGTCGCCCAATTCGAACACCGACAAGGGAGACAGCACGACCCGACCAAGACCGGCGACTCGATCCAGGTCACGAAGCACATCCCACACTTCCGGGTCGCCGCGACCCTCTTCGCTTCGATAGAGGAGCAGCAAGAGGATTCGGGAGTCGGCAAGCCGGGGTCCGAGCTGGGTGAGGACACCAAGCGTGTCCTGGTCGGCCCAGTGCACGTCGTCGAGGATCACGAGGTGGGGAGCGATCCTGCCCAACGCGCCAAGTGTCAACACCAGCGCCTCCTGCATCCGTGTCGACTCCTCCGCCGGGCGAAGTGGAGTGGAGGACGCGGACGATAGGAGGTTCTGCTTACCAAGATGGGGGGCGAGCCGCATCGCCTCGGTCAACCAGACCGGTTTGAGTTGCTCAGAGAGCTGTTCGGCCCGGAGCGGACTGATCGACTCCAACACTTCGGCCAGCGGGCCAAACGGACGCAATGTTCCTTGAACACAAGTTCCCCAGCTGACCTCGAATCCTCGCCAGCGGGCGGCGTCAGCCGCCTCCAGCGCCAATCGAGTCTTGCCTATTCCGGGTTCCCCTTCCACCAACACCACTCCGCCCGGCCCGGCCAACACCCGTTCCAGGTGGCTGATGAGGTTGCGCCGTTCCTCTTCTCGTCCGACAAAGGGAATACCTGACCGGCTGCCCAGAAGCGTCGCTCGTTCCTCCCCTTGCAACGGTCGAATCGCAGCACGACGCTGCCGGAGAATCCGCCGGTACAGCTCAACGGTCGGTTCGGAAGGCTCCGTCTCCAACTCCTCGGCCAACACCGACCGACACCGTTCGAACTGCTGGACGGCGTCGCTGGTCCGCCCCAGCAAGAAGCAGAGACGCATGACCTCCTGGTGGGCCTCTTCCCTGAGCGGAGCGTGGTGAGTGAGTCGTCGCGCATGGGCCAGCGCCTCCTCATAGGCACCCTGGGCCTTGGTCACCTCGACCAGACGACTGAGGGCCACCAGGTAGCGCTGCCGGTAGTAGTCCTGTTCGACCATCACCCAGTTGTCGAAGAACCCGGCCAGGAAGTCACCCCGATACAGCTCGACACAAGCACGCAGGGCGGCAGCGTCACCGGCGCGCCCGAGCTGGGTGTCACGGCGAGAGATCTCCAACGAATCGAAAAGGTGATCGAACTCCTCGACATCCAACCAGTACGGCGTGGTGGTATCGAAGGCGAGAGTGTCGGCGCTGATCGTCAAATGCGAGGCCGAACCATCGCTCACCGTATCCTGTATCTGCCACAGTGTATGACTGAGGCGGCGTCGAGCCCTCCCCTCAGGGAGGTCGGGCCAGAAGGAACCGGCCAGCAGCTCACGCTGCAAGGGTCGGACCCGGTTCATCACGAGATGAGCGAACAGCGACCGCCCGACACGCGACGCGATCGGTGGCAACGGCTTGCCGCCACGTTCCATGAAGAAACCACCAAACAGGTATACCCGCAGTGGCTCCATCACACGCATCCAAGCCGTCAACCGATCCGCACCCTGAACGGGTGCGGGTTTCATGGGCACCTTAATAGGGATGCCAGGCGAGCGCAGGGCGGCGCGGCACGGGCCTCCCGTGTACGCTCGACCTTGCACACCCAACCAATTCGGTCGGCAGGCGTGCTGTCAACCGGATGACGAGCGGCCCGTCACGCGTCGAGACGGGAGCGTCAAGTGCCGATCGTGTTCGGCCAATGCTCTGCACGATCGAGCGATCTTGGTGTCGACGGGTGTGCCTGGCCGGTCGGGAATGTGATCCAGGGCCAACGGTCGCGTTCCGAACGGTGACACCGTCCACACCGAGGCAATCCCGACGAAGAGGGCGACCGACAAGGCCGAGCGACCCGCGCGCGGCGGTATGACAGCGCGTTGCTCTCGGCGTCTGCCGATGTTCTAATCGCGGGGGTGTCGGCCCACTGCCGCCAGGCTTCGAGCCATGTTCCTTCGAGGCCGCCGACCGTTTCCGAGTGCGCCCGGAAGGTGGCCAGGTCATCGATACCGGGGGTGTCACCGGCGACTTCCGGCGGTTGTTGCATGGCTTCCCACAGCCGCTGCCACGCACGCTGGGCCGATCCGCTGGATGCCTCTCGCCCCAGAACCCGGTAGGCGAGAGTCTCATCGATGGCCACTTGCCTCAATGCCACGTCACCGAACCACTCTGTCTTCTCGGCGAGAGAGGCGAGTTGGTTCACCATGGCGGTGACCGACTGTTTCGCTTGCTCGCGAGCTTGAAGGGCAAGCTACATCTGGGCTCGGGTGGAGGCCTCCCACAATCGGGCCATGTCGAGCACGGGGCGACGACGCGGGCTGGGCGCACGCCGCCGGCGAAGCTCACGACTCAGCCAGGCGCCCTCGACAAGTACTGCCTCCACAAGCGCTCGGGGCGCCTCCAACCCCACGGCCGGTGGCAGATCCATCTCCTCGGGCCGCTCATAGGTGCGGGCGGCGGCCAGAGCGGACAGCAACTCCGCCCGTCCCTCCCAATAGGGGACGAGATCCTCGACTCTTCGCAACTCCATTCCCACGCTCGACACGCCCCGCCCGACAACCGTGACCGTCACCGAACGGCGGTCCGTGTTCGATCCGACCTCAGCCTGCGACGCCCACAGCACCCCCTCCTCCGCAGACGCGCATCCCGTTCCACGCCATCAACGATCAGCACCACTGCTGCCAACTCGTCGACCCGTTCAGGATCGGGTTCGTTCACCCCTGCGTGGTCGAACAACCGGTCTCGTTCATCGGCCAACACCTCCGCGAGTCCCGGGGACTCTCCGACTGAAGTCGTCACACCGACCCATGGACCCTCGGAAGCAACCGCGTCGCCATACACGAGGGAGATCGACACCCATTCCCCATTCGCCCGGTGGGACTCCGCCAGCGCTCTGGCGGACAGCTCCGGCGTCAGCAGTTCGAACACGGGGAACGCAGGCAACGTCAACAGCTCGTCACGCTGTCGGCGCATCCTCTGTCGAGCCTGTTCGACGAACGCCTCATGCTCCGGGTCCGGCGGCAACGACTCCATCAACAACAGCCTGCCACATCCACCAATGCCGCACCACACCAATCCACCATGGATAGTTCTCCGCCGAGACACTGAACCCGTCCGGGTTGATCAGAGCCTCCGGACAACCCGGACCCGTTTGGCGGGCCCTGCCGATCAGCTGATGGTGCGCGCCCAGTCGCGGAACCCAAGGAGCCGGCTGCGGTCCCACGCGTGGCCGTGAGTGGGCCGTTCCGTCACGTTCACCGACGATCGGTAGCAGGCAAGACACTGTCGGATGAGAGTCTGATGGACGATGGGGGCCCACTCCAGCGCCCACAACGCCGCTTCCTCTTTGCTCGGCACCAGCTCTGGTCCACGTTCGAGAACCATGAACACCCGGCACGCATTGAGCACTCCATAGAACGGAGTCGCAAGGAGATGCTCGTCTTGGAGGATCCAGAGGAGATCGCCACGTATCGAGTCGAGGTACGCCTCGTGTGGGATCTGCCCGAAGACGTTGCCGATGTCCTCGCCGAGCAGGCGACATCCACGCGACCTGACCACTGTGCAGTGCGCCGCCAGATCGGGATCGGTGTGTTGAATCGTGTAGTCGAACCGGCCGGTCCTGATCGCCTCGGAATGAGTCTCACTGAAATGCATCTCGAACGGTGAGGGATGACTGAACCGCCGGGTATGGGCAATCTGAAGCACCGACGCTTCGACGTCACCGATCGTCGGACGCCGATCCGACGCTGTGAGCAACGCCCGAGCCGTCTGCTCGCGGGTCGCAGGTCCCAGCGGGGTCGAGCACACGATCAACAGATCCAGGTCGCTCTTCGGGCGGTAGTACCCGCCCATCGCGAGCGAGCCGTGCAGATAGACCCCAACCAGCTCGTCACCGAGAACATCGGCGATGCCGGCGACGAGCGATTCCACCCAGGAGGTGATGTCGACATCCACCTCCTTCGGCCACATCTGCCGACGTCCTGACCGATGGTCGATTCCGAGAACCTCGGGCACGAGCCGATGATCGCACACGTGCGGCACAGAATGCGCCCGATCCCCGATTCACGAGCACGTGGGGAGCACAA of the bacterium BMS3Abin02 genome contains:
- the moaR1 gene encoding transcriptional regulatory protein MoaR1, producing MKPAPVQGADRLTAWMRVMEPLRVYLFGGFFMERGGKPLPPIASRVGRSLFAHLVMNRVRPLQRELLAGSFWPDLPEGRARRRLSHTLWQIQDTVSDGSASHLTISADTLAFDTTTPYWLDVEEFDHLFDSLEISRRDTQLGRAGDAAALRACVELYRGDFLAGFFDNWVMVEQDYYRQRYLVALSRLVEVTKAQGAYEEALAHARRLTHHAPLREEAHQEVMRLCFLLGRTSDAVQQFERCRSVLAEELETEPSEPTVELYRRILRQRRAAIRPLQGEERATLLGSRSGIPFVGREEERRNLISHLERVLAGPGGVVLVEGEPGIGKTRLALEAADAARWRGFEVSWGTCVQGTLRPFGPLAEVLESISPLRAEQLSEQLKPVWLTEAMRLAPHLGKQNLLSSASSTPLRPAEESTRMQEALVLTLGALGRIAPHLVILDDVHWADQDTLGVLTQLGPRLADSRILLLLLYRSEEGRGDPEVWDVLRDLDRVAGLGRVVLSPLSVFELGDMVKAILGLTSMEPAVAARLHRRTGGNVLFTLETLLALRDQGLFEAGSDPGGVLERELAGRTIAVAPRVRSVIDARTSLLGEHARMVFKVVAVCGGAVDLGMLATVVGLPRTSVLDAMDDLIHRGLVREEGDNSYRVSHDLVREVVYESLDDGHRVELHRRVAAALVDIDAGDVDAIGYHYWEGGIPERAAHFLFEAGIRAEELHAFATARQHLRAAQEAAALAKWSPDGRYRLAGHLEAVLSVLGRRSEQAEVIEEMATLVEARPSLRGDLERRRAWLLAHTGRFAEAEKSARLSVEVERRRGDRGALAAALVALGTCQRWSGHPLQAVSQLEAAVAAARGDDQRRAEAHTELGSTLVEVQRSTEALPHLKRALALFENLGDLRGEAEVIGSEARALRQLGDTDGSLVRYGRAIEICQKIGYRHGEGVNRLNQSNLHYFLGQVADALSGYEQAARIFAELGDLRGEAMVRVNAASVRQSILGDSQRAMADAQRAMTHFVNIGDRARQGQCMEVLAGVALLQDRHDEAEQLLQESFRILTGTGNRLLEGQHLRSLALLHLATGDHQGALAALDRADRLCVEIGFVPLAVELLSIRGAILLAAGQAEEALAATRQAVEQLVPGVERVHLIHHRHAVAAKASGQRDEARRAVAEAYRLLDATLQGLSAEEREGALERVAEHREIVAAWNQFSPHTVEALLPAAGTPIGRALGDDELRQVTWTVTDPEDEEVASPIDRRRRRLWRLMTEADNQGAVPSIDQLARVLKVSASTVGRDLAALHEAGHHLATRGQKPRAS
- the ant1 gene encoding streptomycin 3''-adenylyltransferase, which encodes MWPKEVDVDITSWVESLVAGIADVLGDELVGVYLHGSLAMGGYYRPKSDLDLLIVCSTPLGPATREQTARALLTASDRRPTIGDVEASVLQIAHTRRFSHPSPFEMHFSETHSEAIRTGRFDYTIQHTDPDLAAHCTVVRSRGCRLLGEDIGNVFGQIPHEAYLDSIRGDLLWILQDEHLLATPFYGVLNACRVFMVLERGPELVPSKEEAALWALEWAPIVHQTLIRQCLACYRSSVNVTERPTHGHAWDRSRLLGFRDWARTIS